A stretch of the Flavobacterium aquiphilum genome encodes the following:
- a CDS encoding ABC-F family ATP-binding cassette domain-containing protein, whose protein sequence is MLILQNISYTHPNKDLLFSDINLSVNHHEKTALIGNNGSGKSTLLKIIANELQPLNGQYSTDSNPYYIPQIFGQYNHLTIAQALKIEHKLNALQEILNGNVTEENYALLDDDWTIEDRCNEALQYWQLDNLDLSQKMKSLSGGQKTKVFLAGISIHQPELVLLDEPSNHLDVSGRQLLYDFIQSTKITLIVVSHDRKLLNLLNTVYELTKNGIKIYGGNYEFYKEQKQIENNALSQDIQSKEKALRKAKEKERETLERQQKLDSRGKGKQLKAGVPKIMLNTLRNSAENSTSKLKSIHAEKIGGISQELHDLRSSLPDIDKMKFGFDNSSLHKGKILFTATDVNFSYDHNFLWKKDLNFQIISGERIALKGTNGSGKTSLIKLILGKFEPQKGIIYRADSKTVYIDQDYSLIDNQLKIYEQAQQFNTLALQEHEIKIRLNRFLFSREDWDKPSSVLSGGERMRLILCCLTINSKSPDIIIFDEPTNNLDIQNIEILTTAINEYHGTLIVVSHDEAFLEQINIQRTIEL, encoded by the coding sequence ATGCTTATTTTACAAAACATTTCATATACCCATCCCAACAAGGATTTACTGTTCAGCGACATAAACCTTTCAGTAAACCATCACGAAAAAACAGCATTAATTGGTAACAACGGATCAGGAAAATCAACGTTGTTAAAAATTATTGCAAACGAACTGCAACCATTAAACGGACAGTATAGCACTGACTCCAATCCCTATTATATTCCACAAATCTTCGGGCAATACAATCATCTGACGATTGCTCAGGCATTGAAAATTGAACACAAACTCAATGCTCTACAAGAAATTTTAAACGGTAACGTAACCGAAGAAAATTACGCTTTGCTGGATGATGACTGGACGATCGAAGACCGCTGTAATGAAGCTTTGCAATATTGGCAACTGGATAATTTGGACTTGTCTCAAAAAATGAAATCGTTGAGTGGCGGTCAAAAAACAAAAGTCTTTCTTGCTGGCATTTCCATCCATCAACCTGAATTGGTTTTATTGGATGAGCCAAGCAACCATTTGGACGTTTCGGGCAGGCAACTCTTGTATGACTTTATTCAATCAACAAAAATCACGTTGATTGTTGTAAGCCACGACCGGAAATTACTGAACCTTCTGAACACCGTTTATGAATTAACAAAAAACGGAATTAAAATTTATGGTGGCAACTACGAATTCTATAAAGAACAAAAGCAAATTGAAAACAATGCTTTGAGTCAAGACATTCAAAGCAAAGAAAAAGCTTTGCGAAAAGCCAAAGAAAAAGAAAGGGAAACACTGGAACGACAACAAAAATTAGACAGTCGCGGAAAAGGAAAACAACTAAAAGCTGGTGTCCCAAAAATTATGCTGAACACTTTACGGAACAGTGCCGAAAACAGTACCTCAAAACTCAAAAGTATTCATGCCGAAAAAATTGGCGGTATTTCACAGGAATTACATGACCTTCGTTCTTCATTACCCGATATTGACAAAATGAAATTCGGTTTTGACAATTCTTCGCTGCATAAAGGGAAAATTTTATTTACGGCTACAGACGTCAATTTTAGCTATGATCATAATTTTCTTTGGAAAAAAGATTTAAACTTTCAAATTATCAGTGGCGAACGCATTGCATTGAAAGGTACAAACGGATCGGGGAAAACAAGCTTGATAAAACTTATTTTAGGCAAATTTGAACCACAAAAAGGTATCATTTACAGAGCCGACAGTAAAACCGTTTACATTGATCAAGACTATTCGCTTATTGACAACCAATTAAAAATTTATGAGCAGGCCCAGCAATTCAACACTTTGGCATTACAAGAACATGAAATCAAAATCAGGTTAAACCGCTTTTTATTTAGTAGAGAAGATTGGGACAAACCTAGTAGCGTATTGAGCGGTGGGGAAAGAATGCGTTTAATTCTTTGCTGTCTGACCATTAACAGCAAATCACCTGATATCATTATATTTGATGAACCCACAAATAACTTGGATATTCAAAATATCGAGATATTGACAACCGCCATAAATGAATATCATGGTACACTGATCGTGGTATCCCACGATGAAGCATTTCTGGAGCAAATAAACATTCAACGAACAATCGAACTTTGA
- a CDS encoding DUF2200 domain-containing protein yields MKTTPEHDAKIAKLIFASVYPHYVKKVETKGRTKEELHQIIEWLTGFDDKKLQELIDEKVTFETFFERANLNPNAQLITGVICGYRIEEIENPLTKQTRYLDKLIDELAKGKKMEKILRTA; encoded by the coding sequence ATGAAAACAACTCCCGAACACGATGCCAAAATAGCAAAATTGATTTTTGCATCGGTATATCCGCACTACGTCAAAAAAGTGGAAACCAAAGGCAGGACAAAAGAAGAGCTCCATCAAATAATAGAATGGCTGACTGGTTTTGACGACAAAAAGCTCCAAGAACTCATTGACGAAAAAGTAACTTTTGAAACCTTCTTTGAAAGAGCCAATTTGAATCCCAATGCCCAACTGATTACCGGCGTAATCTGTGGTTATCGCATTGAAGAAATTGAAAATCCCTTAACCAAACAAACACGTTATTTAGACAAACTGATTGACGAATTGGCTAAAGGAAAAAAGATGGAAAAGATTTTGAGAACAGCTTAA
- the fabG gene encoding 3-oxoacyl-ACP reductase FabG, whose translation MKCALVTGGSRGIGSAICEKLSQDSSYHILINYYSNKEEAENTLEQVIANGGTGEILKFDVANYDEVQSVLTQWQEANPEAIVEAIINNAGITKDGLFMWMSQEDWSSVINTSLNGFFNVTNFFMQKMLRNKYGRIVNIVSLSGVKGTAGQTNYSAAKGAVIAATKALAQEVAKRNITVNAVAPGFIKTNMTSHLDEKELVKMIPVNRFGEAEEVADLVSFLVSKKSSYITGEIININGGIYS comes from the coding sequence ATGAAATGTGCATTGGTAACAGGAGGTTCTAGAGGAATTGGTAGTGCTATTTGTGAAAAATTGTCACAAGACAGCAGCTATCATATTTTGATTAATTATTATTCCAATAAAGAAGAGGCCGAAAATACATTAGAACAAGTAATTGCAAATGGAGGTACGGGAGAAATTCTAAAATTTGATGTTGCCAATTATGATGAAGTGCAATCAGTATTGACGCAATGGCAAGAGGCAAATCCGGAAGCAATTGTAGAAGCTATTATAAATAACGCAGGAATTACCAAAGACGGTTTATTCATGTGGATGAGTCAGGAAGATTGGTCAAGCGTTATCAACACCAGTTTGAATGGTTTTTTTAATGTGACTAATTTTTTCATGCAAAAAATGTTGCGAAATAAATATGGCCGAATCGTAAATATTGTTTCTCTTTCAGGTGTAAAAGGAACTGCGGGACAAACGAATTATTCGGCGGCAAAAGGAGCGGTGATTGCAGCTACAAAGGCTTTGGCACAAGAAGTTGCCAAAAGAAATATCACTGTCAATGCTGTGGCTCCTGGTTTTATAAAAACAAATATGACGAGCCATCTTGATGAAAAGGAATTGGTAAAAATGATTCCGGTGAATCGTTTTGGCGAAGCCGAAGAAGTGGCTGATTTGGTTAGCTTTTTAGTTTCTAAGAAATCAAGTTATATTACCGGCGAAATCATAAATATAAATGGTGGAATTTATTCATAA
- a CDS encoding NAD(P)/FAD-dependent oxidoreductase, whose translation MTQEFVDVLIIGAGPSGCVSASYLHKKGVKIKVVEKTKFPRIVVGESLIPRVMDHFAEAELFECLDAMNFEKKLGARFIRGEEICVFDFSNKFSEGWDWTWQVPRADFDNTMAQEVVRKGIDLEFESEVVSVTFEGKNSTTVVKDKEGNLKEIHAKFIIDSSGYGRVLPRLLDLDTPSKLDPHSSIFTHVVDVNRPEGVEGTMISFDILETEVWLWVIPFSNGNTSLGVVGPTDFINSLSTDKDNAEALKNAIQLSDYYIKRFKGVDFLFEPIKLENYSRSVKKMYGDGFALTGNSSEFLDPVFSSGVAFATESGMLAAKLYLKESQGIPVDWESEFTEYMKRGIAVFTTYVKEWYTGNLQTLFFHQPENPDVKRKICAVLAGYVWDEENPFVKKHDNLIKNMAHLLQMENPQKNPGL comes from the coding sequence ATGACACAAGAATTCGTAGATGTTTTAATTATTGGAGCAGGGCCCTCCGGATGCGTATCTGCTTCTTATCTTCATAAAAAAGGAGTCAAAATTAAGGTAGTAGAAAAAACAAAATTTCCTAGAATAGTTGTGGGAGAAAGCCTTATTCCTAGGGTTATGGATCATTTTGCCGAAGCAGAATTATTCGAATGCCTGGATGCTATGAACTTTGAAAAAAAACTGGGTGCACGATTCATACGAGGGGAAGAAATCTGTGTTTTTGATTTCAGTAATAAATTTTCCGAAGGCTGGGATTGGACCTGGCAAGTTCCCCGAGCCGATTTTGACAATACTATGGCTCAGGAAGTCGTTCGAAAAGGCATTGATTTAGAATTTGAATCGGAAGTGGTTTCGGTGACTTTTGAAGGAAAAAATTCAACTACCGTTGTCAAAGACAAGGAAGGGAATTTAAAAGAAATTCACGCCAAATTCATCATTGATTCCAGCGGTTATGGTAGAGTATTGCCTCGCCTTTTGGACTTGGATACACCTTCTAAACTTGACCCGCATTCCTCTATTTTCACACATGTTGTAGATGTTAACCGTCCTGAAGGAGTGGAAGGGACAATGATTTCATTTGATATACTTGAAACCGAAGTTTGGTTATGGGTTATTCCTTTTTCAAACGGGAACACCAGTCTTGGCGTTGTGGGACCAACAGATTTCATCAATTCGCTTTCTACCGATAAAGATAATGCCGAAGCATTGAAAAACGCCATTCAGCTTTCCGACTATTATATCAAGCGATTTAAAGGAGTTGACTTCTTGTTTGAACCTATCAAATTAGAAAATTATTCCCGATCTGTTAAAAAAATGTACGGAGATGGTTTTGCCCTTACCGGAAACAGTTCCGAGTTTTTGGATCCCGTATTCTCTTCGGGTGTTGCATTTGCTACCGAATCAGGTATGCTTGCCGCTAAATTATACCTTAAAGAATCACAGGGAATTCCCGTAGATTGGGAATCTGAATTTACCGAATACATGAAAAGAGGAATTGCCGTTTTTACCACTTACGTAAAAGAATGGTACACCGGAAACCTGCAAACCTTATTTTTTCATCAACCTGAAAACCCCGATGTAAAAAGAAAAATATGTGCTGTACTCGCAGGTTATGTGTGGGATGAAGAAAATCCATTTGTAAAAAAACATGATAATCTCATCAAGAATATGGCTCATTTACTTCAAATGGAAAATCCACAAAAGAATCCTGGTTTATAG
- a CDS encoding DUF1398 domain-containing protein, with protein sequence MFTIDQIKEAHSKVKSGADFPAYIQELIALGVKGYDTFVNDGHTEYFGTDDYRAVSPEKYATIAVAPSANKERFIEFLVMHQDGQTDYMTFCNHAGQCGIAKWAVDIIEMTCTYFDQSNAAILIEKIPS encoded by the coding sequence ATGTTCACAATTGACCAAATTAAAGAAGCGCATTCCAAAGTTAAATCGGGAGCCGATTTCCCGGCTTATATTCAGGAATTAATCGCATTGGGCGTAAAAGGTTACGATACCTTTGTCAATGACGGTCACACCGAATATTTTGGAACCGACGATTACAGAGCGGTTTCCCCCGAGAAATACGCAACTATTGCCGTTGCACCTTCGGCCAATAAAGAACGCTTCATTGAATTTTTGGTGATGCATCAGGACGGACAGACGGATTACATGACTTTTTGCAATCATGCAGGACAATGTGGTATCGCGAAATGGGCAGTTGACATTATAGAAATGACCTGCACTTATTTTGACCAATCGAATGCGGCGATTCTTATTGAAAAGATCCCTAGCTAG
- a CDS encoding HAL/PAL/TAL family ammonia-lyase, protein MNAIKEFLSLEEFESVIFNNDKINISQVVLDRVNESFDFLKEFSVNKIIYGVNTGFGPMAQYRIKDEDRIQLQYNLIRSHASGTGKPLNATCVKAAILARLNTLSLGNSGVHSSVIQLMKELINRDITPLIFEHGGVGASGDLVQLAHLALVLIGEGEVFYKGERRPTQEVFAIEKLEPIQVEIREGLALMNGTSVMTGIGVVNVYHAKKLLDWSIKFSGAINEMVQAYDDHFSEELNNTKRHKGQREVASRMRANLADSTLIRKREDHLYSGENTEEVFKEKVQEYYSLRCVPQILGPILETISNVASILEEEFNSANDNPIIDVKNQHVYHGGNFHGDYISLEMDKLKIAVTKLTMLAERQLNYLLNSKINEIFPPFVNLGTLGFNFGMQGVQFTATSTTAENQMLSNPMYVHSIPNNNDNQDIVSMGTNAAVIASKVIENAFEVLAIEIITIVQAIDYLEQKDRISSVTRKIYDDIRVIIPRFEQDQVMYPFVQKVKDYLINN, encoded by the coding sequence ATGAATGCTATAAAGGAGTTTTTAAGCCTAGAAGAGTTTGAATCTGTAATCTTTAATAATGATAAGATAAATATCAGCCAAGTTGTTTTAGATAGAGTTAATGAAAGTTTTGATTTTCTAAAAGAATTCTCAGTTAACAAAATTATTTACGGTGTGAATACTGGATTTGGGCCAATGGCTCAATATCGTATTAAAGACGAAGACCGCATACAATTGCAGTATAATTTAATACGAAGCCATGCTTCCGGTACAGGAAAACCGTTGAATGCAACTTGTGTTAAAGCGGCAATTTTGGCTAGGTTAAATACACTTTCGTTAGGTAATTCGGGAGTTCATTCGTCAGTAATCCAATTGATGAAAGAACTGATTAATAGAGATATTACTCCTTTGATTTTTGAACATGGGGGAGTAGGAGCTAGTGGTGATTTAGTGCAATTGGCACATTTGGCTTTGGTTCTTATCGGTGAAGGTGAGGTTTTTTATAAAGGAGAAAGAAGACCAACTCAGGAGGTTTTCGCTATTGAAAAATTGGAACCTATTCAAGTTGAAATCAGAGAAGGATTGGCTTTGATGAACGGAACGTCTGTGATGACCGGAATTGGGGTTGTCAATGTGTATCATGCTAAGAAATTACTGGATTGGTCGATTAAATTTTCTGGTGCTATCAATGAAATGGTGCAAGCGTATGACGACCATTTCTCAGAAGAATTAAATAATACCAAGCGCCATAAAGGACAACGTGAAGTTGCTTCACGAATGCGTGCAAATCTTGCGGACAGTACTTTAATCAGAAAAAGAGAAGACCATTTATATTCGGGAGAAAATACAGAAGAAGTTTTCAAAGAAAAAGTTCAGGAATATTATTCTTTGCGTTGTGTTCCTCAAATTTTAGGGCCAATTTTGGAAACTATAAGTAATGTGGCTTCTATTTTGGAAGAAGAATTTAATTCGGCAAATGACAATCCAATTATAGACGTGAAAAATCAGCATGTGTATCATGGCGGTAATTTTCACGGGGATTACATTTCGCTGGAAATGGATAAATTGAAAATTGCAGTTACCAAATTAACGATGCTTGCTGAGCGTCAGTTAAATTATTTATTAAATTCAAAAATAAACGAGATTTTTCCTCCATTTGTGAATTTGGGGACTTTAGGTTTCAATTTCGGGATGCAGGGAGTTCAGTTTACAGCAACTTCTACAACTGCCGAAAATCAGATGTTGTCGAATCCTATGTATGTTCACAGTATTCCTAACAATAATGACAATCAGGATATTGTAAGTATGGGGACAAACGCGGCCGTAATTGCATCAAAAGTTATTGAAAATGCATTTGAGGTTTTGGCTATCGAAATAATAACGATTGTTCAGGCAATTGATTATTTGGAACAAAAAGACCGAATTTCATCTGTGACCAGAAAAATATATGATGATATTCGCGTCATTATTCCTAGATTCGAACAAGATCAGGTAATGTATCCTTTTGTACAAAAAGTAAAAGATTATTTGATTAATAATTAA
- a CDS encoding DUF4494 domain-containing protein, whose amino-acid sequence MSTIWYECKVRYRKTDETGGQKVVTEAYLIDAMSYTEAESRINEEMSAYISEEFKITNIKVANFAEIHPFENTDRWFRSKVSLLAYDEESGKEKKSNMYLLVQANDVREAFDNTVHVMKNTMGEYTIPAISESPIMDVFPYFSGDEEEAEQYERFNALKASKPVEAEVVDTMEFDPEYLAEND is encoded by the coding sequence ATGAGCACAATTTGGTACGAATGTAAAGTTAGATATAGAAAAACGGATGAAACTGGTGGGCAAAAGGTTGTAACGGAGGCTTATTTGATTGACGCTATGTCCTATACGGAGGCGGAAAGCAGAATCAATGAGGAGATGTCGGCTTATATCAGTGAGGAATTCAAAATCACGAATATAAAAGTGGCTAATTTTGCTGAGATTCACCCTTTTGAAAATACTGACCGTTGGTTTAGATCAAAGGTTTCTTTACTGGCTTATGACGAAGAAAGCGGTAAGGAAAAAAAGTCGAATATGTATTTGCTGGTTCAGGCGAATGACGTGAGAGAGGCTTTTGATAACACGGTTCATGTGATGAAAAATACGATGGGAGAATATACAATTCCTGCTATTTCGGAATCGCCGATTATGGATGTGTTTCCTTATTTTAGTGGGGACGAAGAGGAGGCAGAGCAATATGAAAGGTTCAATGCATTGAAAGCTTCGAAACCTGTTGAGGCTGAAGTGGTCGATACGATGGAGTTTGACCCGGAGTATTTGGCAGAAAACGACTAA
- a CDS encoding nuclear transport factor 2 family protein: protein METHSLREEIVEIINKLFVFADDQEWSKLQKDVFTENVDFDMSSLGGEKKELTSKAICELWENGFKGIDSVNHLAGNYIVTIEGPTATVFAYATATHYKKSATNGTTREFVGTYDIGLTKENSGWRINKFKYNLKYATGNLDLT, encoded by the coding sequence ATGGAAACACATTCATTAAGAGAAGAAATAGTCGAAATAATCAACAAGCTGTTTGTATTTGCTGATGATCAGGAATGGTCAAAGCTACAAAAGGATGTATTTACTGAAAATGTAGACTTTGATATGAGTTCGCTCGGGGGCGAAAAGAAAGAACTGACTTCCAAAGCAATTTGTGAACTTTGGGAAAATGGTTTTAAAGGTATTGACTCCGTGAATCATTTAGCCGGAAATTATATAGTAACAATTGAAGGTCCAACTGCCACAGTCTTTGCTTATGCAACGGCAACTCACTACAAAAAATCAGCGACTAATGGAACAACGAGAGAATTTGTTGGAACTTATGATATTGGACTCACAAAAGAAAACTCCGGCTGGCGAATCAATAAATTTAAATATAACCTGAAATATGCAACAGGGAATTTAGATTTGACTTAA
- a CDS encoding NADPH-dependent FMN reductase, with protein sequence MKKILAINGSASDNSSNQKLIEIFADMTKDYFSLKVFDDLKSLPHFNPELSTDNTPEAILKFRQEIEMADGILICTLEYVFSIPSGLKNAIEWCVSTTVFSEKPTAIITASASGEKGHEELQLIMKTLMAKFTPETTLLIQGIKGKIDAQGLLDTSTKKDLANFTDAFKKLIEYDRL encoded by the coding sequence ATGAAAAAAATTTTGGCCATAAACGGCAGTGCAAGCGATAATTCTTCAAATCAAAAACTTATTGAGATTTTTGCTGATATGACTAAAGACTATTTCAGTCTGAAAGTTTTTGATGACTTAAAATCACTTCCGCATTTTAATCCCGAACTTTCAACAGACAATACACCAGAAGCAATTTTAAAATTTAGGCAGGAGATTGAAATGGCTGACGGAATCCTAATCTGCACTCTTGAGTATGTTTTCAGTATTCCAAGTGGTCTGAAAAATGCAATCGAATGGTGCGTTTCAACAACTGTTTTTTCCGAAAAACCAACAGCAATTATCACAGCTTCTGCAAGTGGTGAGAAAGGACACGAAGAATTGCAACTAATAATGAAAACTCTTATGGCTAAATTCACACCAGAAACAACACTTTTAATTCAGGGAATAAAAGGAAAAATAGACGCGCAAGGACTTTTAGACACCTCAACAAAAAAAGACTTGGCAAATTTTACTGATGCGTTTAAAAAACTAATTGAATACGATCGTCTTTAA
- a CDS encoding acyl-CoA thioesterase, protein MATFSKQLSFRWSDLDPNFHLRHSAYYDFGAQHRVEILNQLGLTLKVMQKEHIGPILFREECVFRKEINISDEIIMQTKMAKKKADASRWSIVHEFYREDTLCAVITVDGAWIDTKLRKLASPTPEIVVDALNIFPKTADFSAL, encoded by the coding sequence ATGGCTACATTCAGCAAACAACTCTCCTTTCGATGGTCTGATTTGGATCCTAATTTTCATTTGCGCCACAGTGCCTACTACGATTTTGGAGCACAACACCGTGTTGAAATTCTAAATCAATTGGGTTTGACATTAAAAGTGATGCAAAAGGAACACATTGGCCCAATTTTATTCCGGGAAGAATGTGTTTTCAGAAAAGAAATCAATATCTCGGACGAAATTATTATGCAAACCAAAATGGCAAAAAAGAAAGCCGATGCTTCGCGATGGTCGATTGTTCATGAGTTCTACAGAGAAGACACTTTATGCGCTGTAATTACTGTCGATGGCGCTTGGATAGACACGAAGCTTCGCAAACTGGCTTCTCCCACTCCAGAGATAGTTGTTGATGCTTTAAATATTTTTCCAAAAACAGCCGATTTTTCCGCTTTGTAA
- a CDS encoding class I SAM-dependent methyltransferase codes for MKDFGSDKKNVVQANLDAQKIAFAPIMFQAAKSLRNLGILEYLFNNDKASIETIATELNLSVYGVKVLLEAGLSLEMVYLKDNEFILTKTGYFILRDKMTNVNMDFTQDVNYLAMNRLEESIVNGKPEGLKELGNWDTVYVGLSELPEKIKKSWFDFDHFYSDYTFPEIMPILFSNKPRSFLDVGGNTGKFSLQCAKYDPTVKITILDLPGQTEVARKNIREAGFQDRISTIDANLLDNSIPLPKGFDIIWMSQFIDCFSLEEIETILKKTHEAMTADASFYILETFWDLQKFQASTYSLHATSLYFTAVANGNSQMFHSKDIIKIIEKAGFVIDEMHEMIGMSHTLIKCKKRALQLNNSLN; via the coding sequence ATGAAAGATTTTGGTTCTGACAAAAAAAATGTTGTCCAAGCGAATTTAGATGCCCAGAAAATTGCTTTTGCCCCAATTATGTTCCAAGCAGCAAAATCACTCCGGAATTTGGGTATTTTAGAATACTTATTTAACAATGACAAAGCAAGCATAGAAACCATTGCAACCGAATTAAATTTATCTGTCTATGGTGTAAAAGTTTTGCTCGAAGCAGGTTTAAGCCTTGAAATGGTTTATTTGAAAGACAATGAATTCATACTGACAAAAACCGGGTACTTTATATTAAGGGACAAAATGACCAATGTAAATATGGATTTCACCCAAGATGTAAATTATCTCGCGATGAACCGTCTGGAAGAATCTATAGTCAATGGAAAACCGGAAGGATTGAAAGAACTGGGGAATTGGGACACCGTTTATGTTGGTTTATCCGAATTGCCTGAAAAAATCAAAAAAAGCTGGTTCGACTTTGACCACTTCTATTCCGATTATACTTTTCCCGAAATTATGCCTATTTTATTCAGCAATAAACCAAGATCCTTTTTGGACGTTGGCGGCAATACCGGAAAATTTTCTTTGCAATGTGCCAAATACGACCCAACGGTAAAAATCACCATTTTGGATTTACCGGGACAAACCGAAGTAGCAAGAAAAAATATTCGGGAAGCTGGTTTTCAAGACCGAATTTCAACTATAGACGCCAATTTACTGGACAATTCGATCCCACTACCAAAAGGTTTTGATATTATCTGGATGAGCCAGTTTATTGATTGTTTTTCATTGGAAGAAATAGAAACAATTCTTAAAAAAACTCATGAAGCCATGACAGCAGATGCGAGTTTCTACATTTTGGAAACATTTTGGGACCTGCAAAAATTCCAAGCATCAACATACAGTTTGCATGCAACATCGCTATATTTTACAGCAGTTGCCAATGGAAATAGCCAAATGTTCCATTCGAAAGACATCATAAAAATAATTGAAAAAGCAGGATTTGTAATTGATGAAATGCATGAAATGATTGGAATGAGTCATACCTTGATAAAATGTAAAAAAAGAGCATTACAACTTAATAATTCTTTAAATTAG
- a CDS encoding VOC family protein has protein sequence MANQIYPCLWFDGQAKEAAEHYCSIFKNSKITFENSFVVIFELNGTRFMSMNGGPMYKFSPANSYVIDCDTQEEIDYYWEKLGEGGVYNKCGWLDDKFGVSWQIVPKILGELMADPEKAPRVVEAFMQMTKFDIQKLLDA, from the coding sequence ATGGCAAATCAAATTTATCCTTGCTTGTGGTTTGACGGACAGGCCAAAGAAGCAGCAGAGCATTATTGCTCCATTTTCAAAAACTCAAAAATCACTTTCGAGAATTCGTTTGTTGTTATCTTCGAATTGAACGGAACTCGATTTATGAGTATGAATGGTGGCCCTATGTATAAATTTTCACCTGCCAATTCCTATGTCATCGATTGTGATACTCAGGAGGAAATTGATTATTACTGGGAAAAACTGGGCGAAGGCGGAGTTTATAACAAATGTGGTTGGCTTGATGACAAATTTGGTGTCAGTTGGCAAATTGTACCAAAAATTCTAGGCGAACTCATGGCTGATCCCGAAAAAGCACCACGAGTAGTTGAAGCATTTATGCAAATGACCAAATTTGACATCCAAAAGTTGCTTGATGCGTAA